A stretch of the Porifericola rhodea genome encodes the following:
- a CDS encoding alpha-2-macroglobulin family protein, whose protein sequence is MDTIRAFLSQLFNQISYWLSNTFSSAQYWYRQASWRDRGIVGAGLLLVLSLLVWGLSFFGEDDFKGTKEIDPAFNAYISAYTAGIISTESSIRIQFNRPLADSTQLGKEVKETYFSFNPSITGNTYWLDRSTLEFIPSQKLLSGQKYQVKFALHELVNVPDALESFEYALRTMQQNYELQLSGLTYEDREELAKPVLEGSLLTADVADAAAIEKMLTAQQDDNPLEISWEHSSPVHRFVIRNISRLSGDASIKLVSRGEPIAVEKNTEEEFFVPSLNTFTLIGHQVIEEPEQYVELRFSDPLQENQNLEGLIQVRQAGKETPRLIVDNNILRVYPQSAMEGGTSVVINEGVKNIRGERLAQSTEVDVEFEPIKPALRFVNKGIILPSTDGMMLPFEAVSLKEIDVTIIKVFEDNLNQFFQLNQYDGQQEIRRVARPVAQKRVPLNASGATDLSRWNRFTLDLSEIIETDPGALYQVVLSFRQSQSVYSCGAAQQPEDSELTAYDIAQDWDDPSKVYWDAYNQYYYAPNYNWEERDNPCSPSYYGFRRSAQTNLLASDLGMIAKRGEHGQLYISVNDLRTSEPLSGVDVSLYDFQQRLIAEESTDGDGEILISSTQRPYLLIASDGDQRAYLRVDDGSSLPLSNFEVAGQEVQNGLKGFIYGDRGVWRPGDSLHINFVLEDKARSLPPSHPVVFELQNPRGQVVQRLVRTEAVGNIYNFSTATEPDAITGSWSAQVQVGGTTFNKRLRIETVRPNRLKIDLDFRADRFVARNQKPTAFLGVSWLSGATARNLRVETEMLLSPARTTFEDYPQFTFEDQARDFSAERREVYDSRVDQNGNAEFNIDLSLEQEVPGVLNATFVTKAYEEGGNFSIDRFSLPYYPYSSFIGLNVPQGEGMGGALHTGKSHQVELVAVNERGDLVRNREVELSLYKLDWRWWWEQSADYIANYVGNEYREPVLKETLNLGNGKSKWSFSVNDEAWGRYYLRSCDTESGHCSGEIIYLDWPDYAGRDGRDAPQAAAMLSFSADKESYEVGEEALISIPAKGEGRALISIENGTEVLETYWVEVEDEGETTFELEITEEMTPNIYVHATLLQPHAQTSNDLPIRMYGIIPLEVSNPETHLEPLISMPEKLEPEKEVVISVAEAQEKPMAYTIAMVDEGLLDITNFETPRPHDYFYAHEALGVKTWDMYDYVIGAYGGELERILAIGGDEAAKMEGSRRANRFTPVVKFLGPFFLEEGDENVHTIKMPNYVGSVRTMVVAAHEGAYGQAEKTTPVSKPLMVLGTLPRALSPGESLKLPVNIFAMDNSVKSVRVSVSTGELLTLRGQRSEEMFFPNPGDRLVDFGLEVANRAGIGKVEINAAAGPVRADYNVELDVRNPNPQMTEAISSIVSSGSSWETDFDIIGMPGTNEAIIELSDIPPLNLGKRLEYLISYPHGCVEQTVSAAFPQLYLANIQKLNEQDKKRVEQNINQAIKRLGAFRTNEGAFAYWPGSNDADEWSTSYAGHFLLEAQQKGYFVPPGLLQSWISFQRRRAGQWGRSQQYTREDLVQAYRLYTLALAGEEEQGAMNRMRELSDVSVSAKWRLAAAYALLEQQEVAQEMISGLNSQVDAYTETYGTYGSALRDEAMILETLALMDVQEKGLTLFRRISSALSDDTRWMSTQTTAFALIASSKFAENMQLGEGVNANLTIDGQPQVNLQSELSVMQRKIELNGKSAHQIKVVNQGEGELYARVILKGKPALGEEKTTSNALQMNVVYKGVNGELIDIKNLKQGTDFVAEVMVHNPGTQGEIQQIALSHMVPSGWEILNTRLLNVEQFNEQSSFDYQDIRDDRVHTYFGLAAGERKTFRLMLNASYVGRFYQPAVYAEAMYDNTVNASLEGQWVEVTEP, encoded by the coding sequence ATGGATACAATCAGAGCTTTCCTTTCTCAACTGTTTAATCAGATTTCATATTGGCTAAGCAATACTTTCTCATCTGCCCAATACTGGTATCGGCAGGCCTCATGGCGAGATAGAGGTATTGTAGGTGCTGGCTTGCTGTTAGTACTTAGCCTTTTGGTATGGGGGCTGTCTTTTTTTGGTGAGGATGATTTTAAAGGCACAAAAGAAATAGACCCTGCCTTCAATGCTTATATTTCTGCTTATACCGCAGGCATTATCTCCACAGAGTCTTCTATCCGTATTCAGTTTAACCGACCTTTGGCCGACTCTACCCAATTAGGCAAAGAAGTTAAAGAGACTTATTTTTCCTTTAACCCTTCCATCACTGGTAATACCTACTGGCTAGATAGAAGTACACTTGAGTTTATTCCTTCTCAAAAACTACTTTCCGGGCAAAAGTATCAGGTGAAATTTGCGCTACACGAGTTAGTAAACGTGCCCGATGCATTAGAAAGTTTTGAGTATGCCCTGCGAACTATGCAGCAAAACTATGAGCTGCAACTTAGTGGGCTCACTTATGAAGACAGAGAAGAGCTGGCTAAGCCAGTGCTGGAAGGTAGCCTGCTTACGGCTGATGTAGCAGATGCAGCAGCAATTGAAAAAATGTTGACAGCTCAGCAGGATGATAATCCTCTGGAAATTAGTTGGGAGCATAGTAGTCCGGTACACCGCTTTGTGATAAGAAATATCAGCCGCCTAAGTGGGGATGCCAGCATTAAGCTTGTGAGCAGAGGAGAGCCTATAGCTGTAGAAAAAAATACCGAAGAAGAGTTTTTCGTGCCTTCGCTAAACACCTTTACACTAATTGGTCATCAGGTGATAGAAGAGCCTGAGCAATATGTAGAATTGCGTTTTTCTGACCCCCTACAGGAGAACCAGAACCTTGAGGGACTAATTCAGGTGCGGCAGGCAGGTAAGGAGACACCCCGGCTGATTGTAGATAACAACATTCTTCGTGTATACCCTCAGAGCGCTATGGAAGGGGGTACTTCGGTAGTCATTAATGAAGGGGTTAAAAATATTCGGGGAGAGCGCCTGGCACAAAGCACCGAAGTAGATGTAGAGTTTGAGCCTATCAAACCAGCGCTTCGTTTTGTTAACAAGGGGATCATACTGCCTTCTACTGATGGTATGATGCTTCCTTTTGAGGCTGTAAGCCTGAAAGAAATTGATGTTACTATTATTAAGGTTTTTGAGGATAATTTGAATCAGTTTTTTCAGCTTAACCAATATGATGGTCAACAGGAAATCCGACGTGTGGCTCGTCCGGTAGCTCAGAAAAGAGTGCCTCTCAATGCATCTGGAGCTACAGACCTGAGCCGCTGGAACCGCTTTACCTTAGATTTGTCTGAAATTATAGAGACTGACCCCGGAGCATTGTATCAGGTAGTCTTAAGTTTTCGTCAGAGCCAGTCAGTTTACAGCTGTGGTGCAGCGCAGCAGCCCGAAGACAGTGAGCTTACGGCCTACGATATAGCTCAGGATTGGGATGATCCCTCTAAAGTTTATTGGGATGCCTACAACCAGTACTACTATGCTCCAAATTACAATTGGGAGGAGCGTGACAACCCCTGCTCACCTTCTTACTATGGTTTTCGCAGAAGCGCACAAACTAACTTACTGGCATCTGACCTGGGGATGATAGCCAAACGTGGCGAGCACGGACAACTTTATATATCAGTGAATGATTTACGTACGTCAGAGCCTTTATCGGGTGTGGATGTGAGCCTGTACGATTTTCAGCAGCGCCTAATTGCTGAGGAGTCTACAGATGGAGATGGTGAAATCCTTATTTCCAGTACACAGAGACCTTATTTGTTAATCGCTTCTGATGGTGATCAGCGTGCCTATCTGAGGGTGGATGATGGCAGTTCTTTGCCCCTAAGCAATTTTGAAGTTGCCGGACAGGAAGTTCAAAATGGTCTGAAAGGTTTTATCTATGGTGATCGTGGTGTGTGGCGCCCCGGAGACTCACTGCATATTAATTTTGTGCTGGAGGATAAAGCCCGCTCGCTGCCGCCCAGCCATCCGGTAGTGTTTGAACTTCAGAACCCACGAGGGCAGGTAGTACAGCGTTTGGTAAGAACCGAAGCCGTAGGGAATATCTATAACTTTAGTACTGCTACCGAGCCCGATGCTATTACGGGTAGCTGGTCGGCACAGGTGCAGGTAGGGGGTACCACATTTAATAAAAGGCTGCGCATAGAAACCGTGAGACCCAACCGCCTCAAAATTGATCTGGATTTTCGTGCCGATCGTTTTGTAGCGCGCAACCAGAAACCTACTGCCTTTCTGGGTGTAAGCTGGTTGAGCGGAGCTACTGCCCGAAACCTAAGGGTAGAAACAGAAATGCTACTAAGCCCTGCCCGTACTACATTTGAAGATTATCCGCAATTTACTTTCGAGGATCAGGCAAGAGATTTTAGTGCTGAACGTCGTGAGGTGTACGACAGCAGAGTAGATCAGAATGGCAATGCGGAATTTAACATAGACCTGAGTCTGGAACAGGAAGTGCCCGGAGTGCTCAATGCTACGTTTGTTACCAAAGCATATGAAGAAGGAGGTAATTTTAGCATAGACAGGTTCAGCCTGCCTTATTACCCTTATTCGTCCTTTATTGGTTTAAATGTACCTCAGGGAGAAGGTATGGGGGGGGCTCTGCATACTGGTAAAAGCCATCAGGTAGAGTTAGTAGCCGTAAATGAACGTGGAGATTTAGTCAGAAATCGTGAAGTAGAGCTATCACTGTACAAATTAGACTGGCGCTGGTGGTGGGAGCAATCGGCTGACTACATTGCCAATTATGTAGGCAATGAGTACCGTGAACCAGTACTTAAAGAAACGCTAAATCTGGGTAATGGAAAAAGTAAATGGAGCTTTAGTGTTAATGATGAGGCCTGGGGGCGCTACTACCTGCGCAGCTGCGATACCGAATCTGGGCATTGTAGTGGAGAAATTATATACCTGGACTGGCCAGATTATGCTGGGCGTGATGGACGAGATGCTCCTCAGGCAGCTGCCATGCTTAGCTTCTCGGCCGATAAAGAAAGTTACGAAGTAGGAGAAGAAGCGCTGATCAGCATTCCTGCTAAAGGTGAAGGTCGGGCACTCATTAGTATAGAGAATGGAACAGAAGTATTAGAAACGTATTGGGTAGAAGTGGAAGATGAGGGAGAAACAACTTTTGAGCTGGAGATTACTGAAGAGATGACGCCCAATATTTATGTACATGCTACGCTGCTTCAGCCTCATGCCCAAACATCTAATGACCTGCCTATCCGCATGTACGGCATTATTCCACTGGAGGTAAGCAATCCAGAAACACATCTGGAACCGCTCATCAGCATGCCGGAAAAACTTGAGCCGGAGAAAGAAGTAGTGATAAGTGTAGCGGAGGCTCAGGAAAAGCCTATGGCATATACCATTGCAATGGTTGACGAGGGTCTTCTGGATATTACTAATTTTGAAACCCCCAGGCCCCATGACTACTTCTATGCTCATGAAGCTCTGGGAGTAAAAACCTGGGATATGTACGATTACGTAATAGGGGCTTATGGTGGAGAGTTGGAACGTATTCTGGCTATTGGCGGTGATGAAGCAGCCAAGATGGAAGGAAGCCGCCGTGCCAATCGTTTTACGCCTGTAGTTAAGTTCTTAGGACCTTTCTTTTTAGAAGAAGGAGACGAAAATGTACATACCATCAAAATGCCTAATTATGTAGGTTCTGTACGGACTATGGTAGTAGCCGCGCACGAGGGAGCATACGGACAGGCAGAAAAAACAACGCCGGTAAGCAAACCTTTAATGGTACTAGGTACACTGCCCAGAGCGCTAAGCCCCGGTGAGTCACTTAAGCTGCCAGTAAATATTTTCGCAATGGATAATTCCGTAAAAAGTGTCAGAGTAAGCGTAAGTACTGGTGAGCTTCTGACCCTGAGAGGGCAACGTTCAGAAGAAATGTTTTTCCCAAACCCAGGCGACCGTCTGGTAGATTTCGGGCTGGAGGTAGCCAACAGGGCAGGTATTGGCAAAGTAGAAATTAATGCTGCTGCCGGGCCTGTACGTGCTGACTATAATGTTGAACTGGATGTACGGAACCCCAATCCGCAAATGACAGAAGCTATCAGTAGTATAGTCAGTAGCGGAAGCAGCTGGGAGACAGATTTTGATATCATAGGAATGCCGGGTACCAACGAGGCTATAATTGAGCTATCTGATATTCCACCGCTTAACCTTGGCAAACGTTTAGAGTACCTGATCAGCTATCCTCACGGCTGTGTAGAACAAACGGTGTCGGCCGCTTTTCCGCAGTTGTATTTGGCAAATATACAGAAGCTTAATGAGCAGGATAAAAAAAGAGTAGAGCAGAATATCAATCAGGCCATCAAACGCCTAGGTGCTTTCCGTACCAATGAAGGAGCCTTTGCCTACTGGCCAGGCTCTAATGATGCCGATGAGTGGAGTACCAGTTATGCCGGACACTTTCTGTTAGAAGCACAGCAAAAGGGGTATTTTGTGCCACCTGGCTTGCTCCAATCCTGGATAAGTTTTCAGCGGAGAAGAGCAGGACAATGGGGAAGAAGCCAGCAGTACACACGCGAAGATTTGGTGCAGGCTTATCGTTTATATACACTGGCACTGGCTGGAGAAGAAGAGCAGGGAGCTATGAACCGTATGCGTGAGCTCAGTGATGTTTCCGTGTCAGCAAAATGGAGGCTGGCCGCTGCCTATGCGTTGCTGGAGCAGCAGGAGGTGGCACAGGAGATGATTTCAGGCCTAAACAGTCAGGTAGATGCCTATACCGAAACCTATGGTACTTATGGCTCTGCTCTGCGTGATGAAGCTATGATACTGGAAACTTTAGCTTTAATGGATGTTCAGGAAAAAGGGCTTACCTTGTTCCGCCGTATTTCTTCTGCTCTTAGTGATGACACTCGTTGGATGAGTACCCAAACCACCGCTTTTGCTCTGATCGCCAGCAGCAAATTTGCTGAAAATATGCAGTTGGGAGAAGGAGTAAATGCAAACTTAACTATAGATGGGCAGCCCCAGGTTAATCTACAGTCTGAACTTTCGGTAATGCAGCGGAAGATAGAACTTAATGGCAAAAGTGCTCACCAGATAAAAGTAGTAAACCAGGGAGAAGGTGAGCTTTATGCACGTGTCATTCTTAAAGGTAAGCCAGCGCTGGGCGAGGAGAAAACGACTTCTAATGCGCTCCAGATGAATGTTGTCTACAAAGGTGTGAATGGAGAACTTATTGATATCAAAAATTTGAAACAGGGAACAGACTTTGTAGCCGAAGTGATGGTGCATAACCCTGGAACGCAGGGAGAAATTCAGCAGATCGCTCTTTCCCATATGGTGCCTTCCGGTTGGGAGATCTTGAATACGCGCTTGCTCAATGTTGAGCAGTTTAACGAGCAATCAAGCTTTGATTATCAGGATATTCGTGATGACCGGGTACATACCTATTTTGGTCTTGCAGCAGGCGAGCGCAAAACGTTCAGGCTCATGCTAAATGCCAGCTATGTGGGGCGCTTTTATCAACCGGCGGTTTATGCAGAAGCCATGTACGACAACACTGTCAACGCTTCGCTGGAGGGGCAGTGGGTAGAAGTTACAGAGCCATAA
- a CDS encoding valine--tRNA ligase encodes MALSSKYNPQEVEDKWYQQWLDKKYFHSEPNPDKEPYTIVIPPPNVTGVLHMGHMLNNTIQDVLTRKARMEGKEACWVPGTDHASIATEAKVVAMLKERGIKKSDISREEFLKYAWEWKEKYGGIILEQLKKLGASCDWDRTRFTMEDHMSASVIKVFVDLYNKGYIYRGYRMINWDPQGKTALADDEVIHKDVNSKLYYVKYKIEGEDKYVTIATTRPETILGDTAVCINPEDKRYTHLKGKKVIVPLVNRAVPVIEDEYVSMEFGTGCLKVTPAHDPNDYELGMKHKLETLDVMNDDGTMSEAAQFFVGEDRFVVRKKIAKELDKLGLLEKEEDYKNSVGFSERTDAVVEPRLSEQWFVSMEELTKPALENVLNDNVQLHPPKFKNMYRSWMENVRDWCISRQLWWGQRIPAYYLPNGEFVVAETAEKALEMAREKSGNAKLTAEDLRQEEDVLDTWFSSGLWPITVFNGILEPDNKDIQYYYPTNDLVTAPEILFFWVARMIINGYEYRQEKPFKNVYLTGIVRDKLGRKMSKSLGNSPDPLELIKEYGADGVRTGMLFSSPAGNDLPFDVKLCEQGRNFANKIWNAFRLVKGWEVKDTKPNEQNRTAIAWFAANFNQTLITVEDHFSKFRISDALKALYKLMWNDFCSWYLEMIKPEAKQIDQLTYEATITFFEDLMRVLHPFMPFLTEEIWHEIKERDEDDYLIVAAWPTADNSEARKQADLSLLGNGQVAIDIITNIRNVRNSRGIANKNTLELNVRTDSQDIFDQFGSIIQKLANVESITFTQDKIEGAASFMVNTPQGKPNECFVPLGEAVDSSQEKERLEKELEYNKGFLTSVNKKLSNERFVQNAPEKVVAMERKKQADAEAKIKAIEEQLAAL; translated from the coding sequence ATGGCGCTCTCTAGCAAATATAATCCACAAGAAGTAGAAGATAAGTGGTATCAGCAGTGGTTGGATAAGAAATACTTTCACTCTGAGCCTAACCCTGACAAAGAGCCATATACTATTGTTATACCTCCGCCAAATGTTACCGGGGTATTACACATGGGCCACATGCTCAACAACACTATACAGGATGTACTTACCCGTAAAGCTCGTATGGAGGGCAAAGAAGCCTGCTGGGTACCCGGTACAGACCATGCCTCTATTGCTACTGAAGCTAAAGTAGTGGCCATGCTTAAAGAGCGCGGAATTAAGAAGAGCGATATCTCTCGCGAGGAGTTTTTAAAGTATGCCTGGGAGTGGAAGGAGAAGTATGGAGGTATCATTCTGGAGCAGCTCAAAAAACTGGGAGCTTCCTGCGACTGGGATCGTACGCGCTTTACCATGGAGGACCATATGTCCGCCTCAGTAATTAAGGTTTTTGTTGATCTATATAATAAGGGCTACATCTACCGAGGCTACCGCATGATCAACTGGGACCCTCAGGGCAAAACAGCTCTGGCAGATGATGAGGTAATTCATAAAGATGTAAACTCTAAGCTTTACTATGTAAAGTATAAAATTGAGGGTGAGGACAAGTATGTAACTATAGCCACTACTCGCCCGGAGACCATTCTGGGAGATACTGCCGTTTGTATTAACCCTGAAGATAAACGCTACACACACCTCAAAGGCAAAAAGGTTATTGTTCCTTTAGTAAACCGTGCCGTACCAGTCATTGAAGATGAGTACGTGAGTATGGAGTTTGGAACCGGCTGCCTAAAAGTAACTCCTGCCCATGACCCTAATGACTACGAGCTGGGTATGAAGCATAAACTGGAAACGCTGGATGTGATGAATGATGATGGGACGATGAGCGAAGCTGCGCAGTTTTTTGTGGGGGAGGATCGTTTTGTAGTGAGAAAGAAGATTGCCAAAGAACTGGATAAGCTGGGCTTACTAGAGAAGGAAGAAGACTACAAAAATAGCGTAGGCTTCTCAGAAAGAACAGATGCTGTTGTGGAGCCTCGTCTATCAGAGCAATGGTTTGTTTCCATGGAAGAACTCACTAAGCCCGCCCTGGAAAACGTCCTTAATGATAATGTACAGTTACACCCTCCCAAGTTTAAGAACATGTACCGCTCCTGGATGGAAAACGTACGTGACTGGTGTATCTCTCGTCAACTATGGTGGGGCCAGCGTATTCCAGCCTACTACTTGCCAAACGGCGAATTTGTAGTAGCTGAAACTGCTGAAAAAGCACTGGAAATGGCTCGCGAGAAAAGTGGTAATGCAAAGCTAACAGCAGAAGACCTTCGTCAGGAAGAAGACGTACTAGACACCTGGTTCTCTTCCGGCCTCTGGCCTATTACTGTCTTTAACGGAATTTTGGAACCTGATAACAAAGACATACAATACTACTACCCCACTAATGATCTGGTTACCGCCCCTGAAATTCTGTTCTTCTGGGTAGCCCGTATGATTATTAATGGATATGAGTACCGTCAGGAAAAGCCCTTTAAAAACGTATACCTTACGGGTATTGTAAGAGACAAGCTTGGACGTAAAATGTCTAAGTCGCTCGGCAACTCTCCAGATCCTCTGGAACTAATTAAAGAGTATGGGGCAGATGGAGTAAGAACTGGTATGCTGTTTAGTTCCCCTGCCGGAAATGACTTACCGTTTGATGTTAAACTATGTGAGCAGGGTAGAAACTTCGCAAACAAAATCTGGAACGCATTCCGTTTGGTGAAGGGGTGGGAAGTAAAAGACACAAAGCCTAATGAGCAAAACCGTACGGCAATTGCCTGGTTTGCCGCCAACTTTAATCAGACGCTGATTACGGTAGAAGACCATTTTTCAAAATTCCGTATCTCCGATGCCCTAAAAGCGCTGTATAAGCTGATGTGGAATGACTTCTGCTCATGGTATCTGGAAATGATTAAGCCAGAGGCCAAGCAGATAGACCAGCTAACCTACGAGGCTACTATTACTTTCTTTGAAGACCTGATGCGGGTCCTTCATCCTTTTATGCCATTCCTGACAGAAGAGATCTGGCATGAGATTAAAGAACGTGATGAGGATGATTACCTGATTGTTGCCGCATGGCCTACAGCAGATAACAGCGAAGCACGTAAACAGGCAGACCTATCGCTACTGGGTAATGGTCAGGTGGCTATAGACATTATTACAAACATCAGAAATGTGAGAAATAGCCGAGGTATTGCTAATAAAAATACTTTGGAGCTTAACGTTCGTACCGATTCTCAGGATATTTTTGATCAGTTTGGAAGTATCATACAGAAACTTGCAAACGTAGAAAGTATCACATTTACCCAAGATAAAATAGAGGGTGCAGCCAGCTTTATGGTGAATACGCCTCAAGGCAAACCTAATGAGTGCTTTGTTCCGTTGGGTGAGGCTGTAGACAGCAGTCAGGAGAAAGAAAGACTGGAAAAAGAACTGGAGTACAACAAAGGTTTCTTAACCTCAGTAAACAAGAAGTTGAGCAACGAACGCTTTGTACAGAACGCCCCAGAAAAGGTCGTAGCTATGGAACGTAAAAAGCAAGCTGATGCAGAAGCCAAAATTAAGGCTATTGAAGAACAACTTGCTGCGCTATAG
- a CDS encoding response regulator transcription factor → MASKQHKVLVVDDEPDILDLLEYNLAKEGYKVKTATNGRKAVEIAAHFLPDLILLDIMMPHQDGVETCRQLRENPDLYNTYIVFLTARSEEYSEVAAFDTGADDYITKPIKPRALMSRISAMFRREAKKKQKSDKISIGGLTIDRTSYMVTVNGEQISLPKKEFELLYFLAQNPDKVHSRDDLLQNIWGADVYVLARTVDVHIRKVREKVGSQYIVTVKGVGYKFGVEE, encoded by the coding sequence ATGGCAAGCAAGCAACACAAAGTGCTTGTGGTAGACGACGAACCTGATATTCTGGATCTGCTGGAGTACAATCTGGCAAAAGAAGGATATAAAGTAAAAACTGCTACCAACGGAAGGAAGGCTGTAGAAATAGCCGCCCATTTCTTACCAGACTTAATACTTCTGGATATTATGATGCCTCATCAGGACGGGGTGGAAACCTGTCGTCAGTTGAGGGAAAATCCAGACCTCTATAATACTTACATCGTGTTTTTGACTGCCCGCTCTGAAGAGTACTCAGAGGTAGCCGCCTTTGATACCGGTGCTGATGATTATATAACCAAGCCCATTAAGCCCCGCGCGTTAATGAGCCGCATTAGTGCTATGTTCAGAAGGGAGGCCAAGAAAAAACAAAAGAGTGATAAGATTAGCATAGGAGGGCTTACTATTGACCGTACCAGTTATATGGTTACCGTAAATGGTGAGCAGATAAGCCTGCCCAAAAAAGAATTTGAACTCCTCTATTTTCTCGCTCAGAACCCCGATAAAGTGCATAGCCGCGATGACCTTTTGCAAAACATCTGGGGAGCGGATGTATACGTGCTGGCCAGAACTGTAGATGTGCACATTCGTAAAGTGAGAGAAAAAGTGGGTAGCCAGTACATTGTTACCGTCAAGGGTGTGGGCTATAAGTTTGGAGTAGAAGAGTAA
- a CDS encoding sensor histidine kinase, which yields MLVNARGVALLLGISISIVTTAFLSLVEGVTPTALIVALVISFSSSYILINISLEFMIFREINKIYNVLDKLKRKDLSFVGERDRKRAVNPLKQINEEIFEYAANKQKEINDLKKMEEFRREFVANVSHELKTPIFAAQGFVHTLLDGAMENKKVRYKFLKKAGKSLDGLDMLVQDLLTLSQMETGDIKMNYEHYDICHIVREVFDQFESEAEKKGIDLILTDGSPTYVFADKQRIYQVMVNLVSNAIKYTKHEGAVEVYFKKAVDGIVIHVKDHGRGIPAEDIDRIFERFYRVEKSRSKNKGGTGLGLAIVKHIIELHHSKVKVQSEVDLGSVFSFKLPKGDRTKADSGEEEVA from the coding sequence ATGTTGGTTAATGCCCGAGGCGTTGCACTTTTGCTCGGAATATCCATTTCTATTGTTACTACTGCCTTTTTATCATTGGTAGAAGGGGTAACGCCTACGGCTCTTATTGTGGCCCTGGTTATATCTTTCTCGTCTTCCTACATACTTATCAATATCAGCCTGGAGTTTATGATCTTTCGCGAGATCAATAAAATCTATAATGTGCTGGACAAGCTTAAGCGCAAAGACCTCTCTTTTGTAGGAGAGCGAGATCGCAAACGGGCAGTTAACCCACTTAAGCAGATTAATGAGGAGATTTTTGAGTATGCTGCCAATAAGCAGAAAGAAATTAACGACCTTAAAAAGATGGAAGAATTCAGGAGGGAGTTTGTAGCTAATGTCTCTCACGAGCTTAAGACTCCCATTTTTGCTGCTCAGGGCTTTGTGCATACCCTTTTGGATGGTGCCATGGAGAACAAAAAGGTGCGCTATAAATTTCTGAAGAAAGCAGGAAAAAGTCTGGATGGACTGGATATGCTGGTGCAGGATCTGCTTACGCTTTCTCAAATGGAGACAGGAGATATTAAAATGAATTATGAGCATTATGATATCTGCCATATAGTTAGAGAGGTGTTTGATCAGTTTGAAAGCGAAGCTGAGAAAAAAGGTATAGACCTTATTCTTACGGATGGATCACCAACTTATGTTTTTGCTGATAAGCAACGTATCTATCAGGTAATGGTAAACCTGGTAAGCAATGCCATCAAATACACCAAACATGAAGGTGCCGTGGAAGTGTACTTTAAGAAAGCGGTAGATGGTATAGTCATCCACGTGAAAGACCATGGAAGAGGTATTCCTGCTGAAGATATAGATCGTATCTTTGAACGTTTCTATCGTGTAGAAAAAAGCCGTTCAAAAAATAAAGGAGGAACAGGATTGGGTCTGGCCATTGTTAAACATATTATAGAGCTACACCATTCTAAAGTAAAAGTGCAGAGTGAAGTAGACCTTGGCTCTGTATTTAGTTTTAAGTTACCTAAAGGCGACAGAACAAAAGCAGACAGCGGAGAAGAAGAAGTCGCCTGA
- a CDS encoding RluA family pseudouridine synthase, with product MDSHQSYAAHALQQLYKTPFKDLILFENDDYLLINKPAFISTLDDRNDDLSIIRLAKDYIADAQVCHRLDKETSGVLLIAKHPEAYRSASMQFEHRKVTKTYHAVCDGIHDFDDLKIDLPIHATNKGVVKISRRDGKEALTYVKTIKAYRRHTLVECQPVTGRMHQIRIHLTSQGAPISGDEKYGGKPFFLSAIKKKYNLRKDAEEHPLIKRVALHAQSLRFELLDQQSVCVEAPYPKDFAVVVKQLEKLS from the coding sequence ATGGACTCACATCAATCATACGCTGCCCACGCATTACAGCAGTTATACAAAACCCCTTTCAAAGACCTGATTCTTTTTGAGAATGATGATTATCTGCTGATTAATAAGCCGGCATTTATATCTACGCTGGATGACAGAAACGATGATTTAAGTATCATAAGATTGGCAAAAGACTATATTGCAGATGCGCAGGTATGTCATCGCCTGGACAAAGAGACGTCAGGAGTGCTGCTCATTGCCAAACATCCTGAAGCTTACCGTTCGGCTTCTATGCAGTTTGAGCATCGCAAGGTTACCAAAACTTACCATGCTGTGTGTGATGGAATTCATGATTTTGATGATCTTAAAATTGACCTGCCCATACATGCTACCAACAAAGGTGTAGTAAAAATTAGTAGAAGAGACGGAAAAGAAGCTTTAACATACGTTAAGACAATAAAAGCTTACAGAAGGCATACCTTGGTAGAGTGCCAGCCGGTAACGGGGCGTATGCACCAGATAAGGATCCATTTAACCAGTCAGGGGGCTCCTATAAGCGGTGATGAAAAGTATGGTGGCAAACCTTTTTTTCTGTCGGCGATTAAGAAAAAATATAATTTAAGAAAAGATGCAGAAGAGCATCCTTTAATAAAAAGAGTAGCTTTGCACGCACAATCTCTTAGATTTGAACTATTAGATCAGCAGAGCGTTTGTGTAGAAGCACCTTATCCAAAGGACTTTGCTGTGGTAGTCAAGCAATTAGAAAAGTTGAGCTAA